In Hevea brasiliensis isolate MT/VB/25A 57/8 unplaced genomic scaffold, ASM3005281v1 Scaf445, whole genome shotgun sequence, a single window of DNA contains:
- the LOC110643013 gene encoding pro-hevein precursor (The RefSeq protein has 1 frameshift compared to this genomic sequence): MGRVMNIFIVVLLCLTGVAIAEQCGRQAGGKLCPNNLCCSQWGWCGSTDEYCSPDHNCQSNCKDSGEGVGGGSASNVLATYHLYNSQDHGWDLNAASAYCSTWDANKPYSWRSKYGWTAFCGPVGAHGQPSCGKCLSVTNTGTGAKTTVRIVDQCSNGGLDLDVNVFRQLDTDGKGYERGHLTVNYQFVDCGDSFNPLFSVMKSSVIN; the protein is encoded by the exons ATGGGAAGAGTTATGAATATATTTATAGTTGTTTTATTATGTTTAACAGGTGTTGCAATTGCTGAGCAATGTGGTCGGCAAGCAGGTGGCAAGCTCTGCCCCAATAACCTATGTTGTAGCCAGTGGGGGTGGT GCTCCACTGATGAATATTGTTCACCTGATCATAACTGCCAAAGCAATTGCAAAGACAGCGGCGAAGGTGTTGGTGGTGGAAGTGCTTCCAACGTTCTTGCGACGTACCATTTGTATAATTCACAGGATCATGGATGGGACTTGAATGCCGCAAGTGCATATTGCTCTACATGGGATGCTAACAAGCCATATTCATGGCGGAGCAAGTATGGCTGGACTGCATTCTGCGGTCCCGTCGGAGCACACGGCCAACCCTCCTGTGGAAAGTGCTTGAGT GTGACAAATACAGGGACTGGAGCTAAAACGACAGTGAGGATTGTGGATCAGTGTAGTAATGGAGGACTAGATTTGGACGTGAATGTTTTCCGTCAACTGGACACAGATGGGAAAGGATATGAACGAGGTCATCTTACAGTGAACTACCAATTTGTTGATTGTGGAGATTCCTTCAATCCTCTATTCTCCGTTATGAAATCATCAGTAATTAATTAA